ATCGTCACGACCTTCCCGCAGGCGGCCCGCGAGTTCGCGGACCGCTACCCGGATCTGGTGGTCAAACCGGTGTCCGGGGCTCATCCGCAGGATCCGCCCCGGGCGGTGCCCACCACCCGGGTTCCGCCGGGCGCGGACTTCGCCGCCGTCGCGTACGGTCCGACGCTGTTGCAACGCCGGGTGGCCAAGCGGGCCGACATCCGGCTGACGGCGGTGGGCGACCGCATCCTGGCCGCCCGCAAGGAAACGGTCCCCGGCGGCGACCCCGACGTGGTGGACGTGCGCTACTCGCCCTCCACCACACCGTGGAGTCCCGCCGACGTCCCGCCGCGCCTCGCCGAGGCCGTGGGCAGATATCTGCGGGGGGCGGAACTGGCTTACGGGGCTTTCGACTTCGCCGAGGACGCCGACGGGACGTGGTGGTTCCTGGAGTGCAACCAGTCGGGTCAGTTCGGCTTCGTGGAGGTGGACACGGGCCAGCCGATCGCCCGGACGATCGCCGAGTGGCTGGCCGGGGCGCCCCCGGAGCGTGACGCCCGGCGCGGCGACCGGTGCGGCTCCGCGGCCATATGAGCTCTCCGGGCGCGGCGACACCCCCTCAGGGCACCGCCGCGCCGGGTCCGGCTCACCGCCTTCAGACGGCCAGGGACAGTCCGCTTCCCGGGTCGTGGGCGGGCACCGCCGCCGCGGGCTCGAGCAGCGCGTCCGCCGCGGCGACCGCCTCCCGGACGTCGGCCGTGCCCATCAGCACGCACAAGGTGTACGTCACGTCGCGCAGTTCACGAGCCGTCTGCGGCGTGTCCCTCTCCGCCTGGGCGATCCTCAGCGTGGCGTACCTGGTGAGCAATGTCCTGGCGACCTTCGGGTCCGGCACGATCACGAGCGCCCCTCTCTCCATGTGTTGCGCTGCGTGTGCCCGGACCGGGGCGAATCATGCGCGATGGACGAGAAAGTCATCCGCAGGGGTCATGATCCGGCCACGCACCGTCACGCGACCTGCCCGCTGTGCAGATCGGTGTAGGCGCCGCCCCGGCGCAGGAGTTCGCCGTGCGTGCCGGTCTCCGGGATCCGCCCCTCTCCCCTCACCACGATCCGGTCCGCGCCGCGCGCGGTGGACAGCCGGTGCGCCACCACGAAGGTGGTGCGGCCCCGCAGCAGCCGGGCGAGGGCCTGCTGGACGAGCGCCTCGGACCGGGTGACGTCCCGCACCACCTTGGCCTGGAGCACGCCGGCGCTGACCCGGGAGTGGTAGCCGATGGACAGCTGCTGCGTGCGGGTGCACAGCGCGGACCGCAGGCTGGTGCCCATCCGGCGGACGCTGCCGTACAGCAGGCGCACGTAGAGGAGGTGCAGGGGATAGTTGATCAGCAGGATGAACAGGATGACCCCGGTGCTCGTCCAGAGGCTCCCGACCGGCCGGTGCTGGACGACGGTGTCGATGATGGACGCGGTGATCAGCGGCAGCAGCCAGATCGGGCTGTGTTCGACGGTGAACACGCCGGCCGCGGCGGCGAGGCTGCGCCGGTCGGCGCGCAGGAGGTAGGCGAGGGTGCGGACCGGGTGCTCTCCCCGGTAGCGGTGGTCGAGCGGTCTTTCGTGCGACGACGCCATGGACGGCGGTCCTCCGGTGGTCGTGTCAGACGGCGGCGTCCAGCTCCGCGAGTTCGCGGGCGGTGAGGACGAGGTCGGTCGCGGCGAGGGAGTCGAGGATCGTCTCGGGGCGGCTGGCTCCCGGGATGGGCACCACGACCGGCGACGCGGCGAGCATCCAGGCCAGGCACACCCGCTGCGGGCTGACCCCGTGGGCCTCGGCGACATGGGCGAACGGCGCGTACGAGGAGCCCAGTTCGCGGGCGCGGGAGATGCCGCCGAGCGGGCTCCAGGGCAGGAAGGCGATGCCGAGCTCGTCGCACAGGCGCAGTTCGGGCTCGCTGGAGCGGAAGGCCGGGGAGAACTGGTTCTGCACGGCGGCGAGGCGTCCGCCGAGGATCTCGTTCGCCTGTCTGATCTGCTCGGGGTTCGCGTTGGAGATGCCGGCGGCACGGATCTTGCCCTCGTCCAGCAGGTCCCGTACCGCGCCGACGGACTCCGCGTAGGGGATCCCCGGGTCGGGGCGGTGGAACTGGTACAGCCCGATGGCCTCCACGCCGAGCCGGCGCAGTGACGCCTCGCAGGCCGCCCTCAGGTGGGCGGGGCTGCCGTCCAGGGTCCAGCTGCCGTCGCCCGGGCGCAGATGGCCGCCCTTGGTGGCGACCAGGACCTCCCCGCCCCGGTCGTGCGAGGCGAGGGCCTTGGCGATCAGGGTCTCGTTGTGGCCGACCTCGTCGGCGTCGCGGTGATAGGCGTCCGCGGTGTCGATCAGGGTCACGCCGGCGTCCAGCGCGGCATGGATGGTGGCGAGGGAGCGGGCCTCGTCGGGTCGTCCTTCGATCGACATGGGCATGGCGCCGAGACCGATCGCGCTGATGTCCTGGTCACCGATGCGGCGGTTCTGCATGAGCTCGCGACCTCTTCCGAATGCGGGCGGGCAGGGGGAAGTCCCGTGCCCCCCGGAGGTGATGGCGGGGCACAGGACGTCCTCCAGCCTGGCCCCGCCGTCGGCCGCGGGTCCAATGGAGATAAGCGAACGCATTCAGCAGCAGGGCCGCTGAATCACCCGACGGCGGGTCAGGAGCGGTCCGCCAGGTACTCCGTCACACCCGGCGCCCGGTGCGCGTCCTCCACGCCCACCAGGGCGCCGACGGCCTTCGCGTCCGGCTTGAGCACGTAGCTCTCCAGGGCGGCGGGCCTGGAGACGTCGGAGAAGTCCTGCGGGGAGCCGAGTCCGGTGTCGGCGTTCTTCTGGGCGCGGTGCGCCTTCACCACGTCCTCGCGCGCGAGGCTGCCGGCCGCGCAGGCCTTCTTCAGGTCGGAGCCCAGCAGCTGGGCGGCGTTGTAGCCGGACAGCACCCCGGAGTCCACCGGGGAGTCCGGGTACTTCTTCCCGTACGCGGTGACCATCTTCCGGACGCCGGGCAGGTCCGAGCTGACGGCGGGCGCCGCGCTCACCAGGTTCAGCATGGCCGACAGGGCCGGTGCCGCCGGCGTCTTCATCAGCTGCGGCGCGAATCCCGGGGCGCTGCTGACGACGGGCACCTTCAGCCCGCGGGAGGCGGCGACGCCGACCAGGGAGGCCGTCTGGGCCGGGCCTGCGCTGATCAGAATGGCCTTCACGCCGGCCTTGCGCAGCGCCGACACCTGCGCGGACAGATCCGTGTCCGTCGCCTTGATCTTCTGCGGCACTATCTTCAGCCCGGCCTTTCGGGCCGCCCAGGTCGACCCCTCCAGGGCGTTGGCGCCGTAGTCGCCCTCGAAGTAGACGTGGCCGACCGCGTCGCCCTTGGTGAGGCCCTTGGTGCGGGTGAGGAAGTCGACGGCCGCGAGCATGTCGACGTCGTAGGTGGTGCCCATGACCTGGACGGAGTCCTTGCCCAGCAGGGAGGCGGCCCAGGCCTGCGGGAAGGTGAGCAGGTGGTCCTTCTCGATGTCGTCGAGGAGGGCGGCGACCACCGGGGATCCGATGACCTGCGGCAGAGCGACCACGTCCGGGGCGAGGTCGGCGTAGGCGGTGACCGCCTTCTGCACGTCGTAGCCGTGGTCCTTGACGACGATCTCCACCTTGCGGCCGCAGATGCCGCCGGCGGCGTTGGTCTCGTCGGCCCACATCTGCTGGGCCTGCACGATGGACTTGCCGAGCGTGGCGTAGGGACCGGTCAGGTCGGTGAGGGCGCCCAGTCTGACGGTCTTCGCGGTGACCCCGGGGCCCGCCTTGACGCCGTCGGCGCTCTCCGAGCCGCTGCCGCCGTCCGCCTTGGAGCTGCAACCGGTGGTCGTGACGAGCAGGGCCGCGAGCGCGGCGGCGAGGACGGTTGCGGGGGTGCGGTGCCTGTGGTGCGTGCGGTTCACGGGGTGTGCTCCTTGGTTCGGACGGCGGAGGCGGTCGGAGGGGCGGTGGGCGCCGGGGCCGGGGAGGCGGGGCGCGGACGGGGGCGGACGCGGCGGGTGAGACCGCGCAGTCCGTCGGGGGCGTACAGCAGGACGAGGACGATCGCCGCGCCGTAGAGGTAGCGGGCCGCCTCGGTCGGGCCCACCCCGCCGCCGGTGGTGCCGGGAGCGGTCACCAGCGGCAGCTGGTCGGCGTAACGGGTCATCAGCAGAGGCAGCGCGGTGACGAAGACGGCGCCCGCGGCGGCCCCGGCGACCGAGCCGAGGCCGCCGATCACGATCATCGCCAGGTAGTCGACCGAGAGGGCCAGGCCGAAGTAGTCGGGGACGACCCTGCGGAAGGCCAGCGCGAGCAGTACTCCGGCCAGGCCGGCGTACATCGACGACACGACGAAGGCCGCCGAGCGGTGGCGGGCGACGTCGACACCCATCACCGCCGCGGCCGTCTCGCTGTCGCGCAGGGCGGCGAGGGCGCGCCCCGGGCGTCCCCGCAGCAGGCCGCGCGCGGTCCACCAGGTCGCGGCCAGCAGGGTGAGGCCGAGGAACCACAGCCGCTCCTCGGCGCCGAACGGCACACCGAGGACGACGAGCGCCGGGCCGTCGTCGCTGAAGGAGAACCCGCCGAGGTTCAGCGCGGGCACGGAACGGCCGTTGAATCCGCCGGTGACGGAGTCGGCAGTCAGCAGGACGTGGTGG
This Streptomyces sp. NBC_00377 DNA region includes the following protein-coding sequences:
- the tgmB gene encoding ATP-grasp ribosomal peptide maturase, which codes for MTVLILTCEEDVTADMVVVHLNAAGVPVVRLDPADLTHSVALSGEYVHGAFRGHLSSAGRLVSLDGLRSVWVRRPGTAAARAAQPSAWLTEEASQALYGMLRGTGARWMNHPDASQRARHKPWQLRLAQLSGLPVPATIVTTFPQAAREFADRYPDLVVKPVSGAHPQDPPRAVPTTRVPPGADFAAVAYGPTLLQRRVAKRADIRLTAVGDRILAARKETVPGGDPDVVDVRYSPSTTPWSPADVPPRLAEAVGRYLRGAELAYGAFDFAEDADGTWWFLECNQSGQFGFVEVDTGQPIARTIAEWLAGAPPERDARRGDRCGSAAI
- a CDS encoding DUF5133 domain-containing protein, with product MIVPDPKVARTLLTRYATLRIAQAERDTPQTARELRDVTYTLCVLMGTADVREAVAAADALLEPAAAVPAHDPGSGLSLAV
- a CDS encoding aldo/keto reductase, with amino-acid sequence MQNRRIGDQDISAIGLGAMPMSIEGRPDEARSLATIHAALDAGVTLIDTADAYHRDADEVGHNETLIAKALASHDRGGEVLVATKGGHLRPGDGSWTLDGSPAHLRAACEASLRRLGVEAIGLYQFHRPDPGIPYAESVGAVRDLLDEGKIRAAGISNANPEQIRQANEILGGRLAAVQNQFSPAFRSSEPELRLCDELGIAFLPWSPLGGISRARELGSSYAPFAHVAEAHGVSPQRVCLAWMLAASPVVVPIPGASRPETILDSLAATDLVLTARELAELDAAV
- a CDS encoding ABC transporter substrate-binding protein, yielding MNRTHHRHRTPATVLAAALAALLVTTTGCSSKADGGSGSESADGVKAGPGVTAKTVRLGALTDLTGPYATLGKSIVQAQQMWADETNAAGGICGRKVEIVVKDHGYDVQKAVTAYADLAPDVVALPQVIGSPVVAALLDDIEKDHLLTFPQAWAASLLGKDSVQVMGTTYDVDMLAAVDFLTRTKGLTKGDAVGHVYFEGDYGANALEGSTWAARKAGLKIVPQKIKATDTDLSAQVSALRKAGVKAILISAGPAQTASLVGVAASRGLKVPVVSSAPGFAPQLMKTPAAPALSAMLNLVSAAPAVSSDLPGVRKMVTAYGKKYPDSPVDSGVLSGYNAAQLLGSDLKKACAAGSLAREDVVKAHRAQKNADTGLGSPQDFSDVSRPAALESYVLKPDAKAVGALVGVEDAHRAPGVTEYLADRS
- a CDS encoding branched-chain amino acid ABC transporter permease → MSERIPKGAVVLLAALLLCAPPFYLDAFWLRIGLFSMAAAIGAVGLGLLTGTAGQLSLGHAFFLAVGAYGYTWLAGEPGPGLPTALAAVLAVLLAGAAGGLFSPVAGRVRGIYLGVATLALVFLGHHVLLTADSVTGGFNGRSVPALNLGGFSFSDDGPALVVLGVPFGAEERLWFLGLTLLAATWWTARGLLRGRPGRALAALRDSETAAAVMGVDVARHRSAAFVVSSMYAGLAGVLLALAFRRVVPDYFGLALSVDYLAMIVIGGLGSVAGAAAGAVFVTALPLLMTRYADQLPLVTAPGTTGGGVGPTEAARYLYGAAIVLVLLYAPDGLRGLTRRVRPRPRPASPAPAPTAPPTASAVRTKEHTP